In one window of Episyrphus balteatus chromosome 3, idEpiBalt1.1, whole genome shotgun sequence DNA:
- the LOC129914478 gene encoding uncharacterized protein LOC129914478, producing the protein MDNPTENEITCYKIIHNDHLPSSQELFEIENSTISAEQSFPIHEEYKLPIARSQFVSDTKTFTDEILEDLRKSRMRARHISEKKKLFLKQSQLLLGNLKKRRKAFNERSNKFIVEARRHLLMLNEECEMIAEEAYEVTIDLNEILDSMRK; encoded by the exons atggatAACCCAACAGAAAACGAAATAACTTGCTATAAAATCATACACAATGATCATTTACCATCATCTCAAgaattatttgaaattgaaaactcCACCATTTCGGCAGAGCAAAGTTTTCCTATTCATGAGGAATACAAGTTGCCAATTGCACGATCTCAATTTGTTTCAGATACAAAAACATTTACCGATGAAATTTTAGAGGATTTGAGGAAATCAAGAATGCGAGCACGTCACATAT cggagaagaaaaaactatttttaaaacaaagccAACTATTGTtgggtaatttgaaaaaacgtCGCAAGGCTTTTAATGAGCGATCTAATAAATTCATTGTCGAAGCCCGACGTCATTTGTTGATGTTAAACGAAGAATGCGAAATGATTGCAGAAGAAGCTTATGAAGTTACTAtcgatttaaatgaaatactTGATTCTATGAGGAAataa